DNA from Krasilnikovia cinnamomea:
ACGGCACTGTCGACGGCCGCCAGGTGTGCGTGTTCTCCCAGGACTTCACGGTCTTCGGCGGGTCGCTGGGCGAGGTCTTCGGCGAGAAGATCGTCAAGGTGCTGGACCTCGCCATGAAGATCGGCTGCCCGATCATCGGCATCAACGACTCCGGCGGCGCCCGCATCCAGGAGGGCGTCGTCGCCCTCGGCCTGTACGCCGACATCTTCTTCCGCAACGTCCGGGCCAGCGGCGTCATCCCGCAGATCTCCCTGATCATGGGCCCGTGCGCGGGCGGCGCGGTGTACTCCCCCGCGATCACCGACTTCACCGTGATGGTCGACCAGACCTCCCACATGTTCATCACCGGACCGGACGTCATCCGCACGGTCACCGGCGAGGACGTCGGCATGGAGGAACTCGGCGGCGCCCGCACCCACAACACCCGCAGCGGCAACGCCCACTACCTCGCCAGCGACGAGGACGACGCGATCGACTACGTGCGCGCGCTCCTGTCGTACCTGCCTAGCAACAACCTGGACGAACCGACCACCTTCGACGATCCCGCGGACCTGGAGCCCAACGAAGCCGATCTGGCCCTGGACACCCTCATCCCGGACTCGGCGAACCAGCCGTATGACATCCGCAAGGTCGTCGAGGCCGTCGTCGACGACTTCCTCGAGGTCCAGCCGCTGTACGCGCAGAACATCGTGGTCGGCTTCGGCCGCGTCGAGGGCCGCCCCGTCGGCGTCGTCGCGAACCAGCCCATGCACTTCGCGGGCACCCTCGACATCGCGGCCTCCGAGAAGGCGGCCCGGTTCGTGCGGACCTGCGACGCCTTCAACATCCCGGTGCTCACGTTCGTGGACGTTCCCGGCTTCCTGCCCGGCACCGGCCAGGAGTGGGAGGGCATCATCCGGCGCGGGGCCAAGCTCATTTATGCGTACGCGGAGGCCACCGTCGGCAAGGTCACCGTCATCACCCGCAAGGCGTACGGCGGTGCGTACGACGTCATGGGTTCCAAGCACCTGGGCGCCGACATGAACTTCGCGTGGCCCACCGCGCAGATCGCGGTCATGGGCGCGCAGGGCGCGGTGAACATCCTCTACCGCAGCGAGCTGGCCGCGGCCGAGGACCCGGTGGCGACGCGGGCACAGCTGATCGAGGAGTACGAGGACACGCTGGCCAACCCGTACATCGCGGCGGAACGCGGCTACGTGGACGCGGTGATCTCCCCGTCGCAGACCAGGGCGCAGGTGACCCGGGCGCTGCGGATGCTGCGCAGCAAGCGGGAGACGCTGCCCCCGAAGAAGCACGGCAACATCCCGCTGTAGGGGTCATTGCGGGCCCGCTTCTTGGGCCTGCTCACCGTCGTGCCCGTGTCAGGGCGTTCGGGGCGCCCGTGTCAGGGCGTCGGGGCGCCCAGGTCCGGCAGCCACTGGCCCGCCAGCAGGAACGCGCCAGCCACCAGCACCACGAGGTTGACCAGCCCGAACGTACCCACCCAGAACAGTGCTGGCAGGTGGGTGAGGTGCGCGAGCTGGTCCGCGTCGGACTCCGGCATCCGGCCCCGGCTCCGCAGCTTCTGCAGCTCCCCGACCGGCCGCAGCCCACCGATCAGCAGGAACCACACCCCGGTGTACGCGAACGCGGCCTGCACCTGCGGGGTCGCGTACCAGGAGACCACGACGACGATCGCGCCCGTGACCAGCAGCGACACCGCGCCGAAGGCGTTGCGGATGTTGATCAGCGTGAGCAGCAGCAGGACGACCGCCAGCCACAACAGCAGGGTGATGCGGTTACCGCCGAGCAGCCAGGCGCCCAGCAGCCCGACCAGCGACGGCGCGAGGTAGCCCGCCAACAGCGTCAGGATCATCCCCGGGCCGGTCGGCCGCCCCGCCGACAGGGTCAACCCGGAAGTGTCGAACTCCAGCCGGATGCCCCGCAGCTTGCGCCCGGTGAGCAGCGCCGCCAGGGCGTGCCCGCCCTCGTGCGCGATGGTGACCGCGTTGCGCGCGATCCGCCACAGCGGCCGTACCGCCACCACCACGAACGCCAGCAGCACGGTGACCAGCACCAGCAGCGCAGGCGGGTCGGGCTGGGCGCCGAACAGCTTGTCCCACAGGTCTGTCAGTCCATCGGTCGACACAGCCCGGCAGCGTAGTCGATCAGCGCCCCCAAGCCCGGCCGCTCACGACGCCGGTTTGAACCCCTTGAGCATGATCTGCATCTCCTGGCTGGCCGAACCCCAGTCCTCGGGCACCGCGTACATGCCGATGCTGTACGCCTGGTCCGGGCTGGACAGGAAGTTGCGCTTCCACACGTGCTGCCGGTTGTTGCTGCTGGTGGTGTAGAAGAACTCCCAGTCGGCGGCCTTGTAGAAGTACTTCACGGCCTCCAGCCGGACCGGATCGTAGTCGCGGTACTTCGAGTTGCGCCGGGCCTGCTCCTGCTCCTTCGAGTCGGCCAGCGGGTCCGGCTGCGGCTGGTCCGTCTGATCGATGATCAGGAGACGGTTGTCCCACCGTACGTGCAGCTCGCGGCCCGGATGCGAGATGTCGGCGTCCCCCGGCAGCGGGATGGAGAAGCCCGACCTGTCCCGGTAGACGCGCCAGCCCGCGGGCAGGGCGGCATTGGTCTGCGGCGCACTGGTCTGCGGCGCGCTCGGCTTCGTCGCCGGAGGTTGGGGCGCCGAAGCCGCCGGCTGGCTCGGTGTCGGCGCCGGAACCGCCGGTGCCGAGGCGGCCGCGCTCGGGGTGTTGCCGGCCTTGTGCGCGTCGCCGGTGGCCTTGTTGGCGTCGCCTCCGCCGGCGGCCATCCGCACGATCAGCACCAGGACCAGGACCAGCGCGAGCAGGATCGCGACGCCGATGGCCGTCTGCCGCCGGGTCAGCGTCGTCCCGAACACGGTGACGCCCCTGCGGCCGGACGACGGGTCCCGCACCGGCATCGGCTGCCACGCGGGCCGGCCGGAACCGGCCGAGGCACCACCGAACGACCGTCCAGCTCCCGACCCGCCCTGGGCGAGCAGCTTCGTGGCGTCCACGCCCGCAGCTGTCGTCCTGCCGCGCCGGCCGATGCCGGTGCGACCGGCGCTGCCCGGATGGTCCGTGGCGGGCCGAGCCAGCGGCACGCCCACCGTGGATGGAGCCGGGGCAACCTTCGTGGTCAAGTCCCTGTCGGCGCCCGCGCTCGCCGCCGCCGCAGGACCGGCGGACTGGCTCGCCTCGGTGAGGTCACCGGACTCCGGGCCCGTCTGGGCGGGAGCTTCGCCCACCGGCGCGCCGGTTCCGGCAGCCCTGGCGCCTCGGTCCGGCGCGGCCGCTGTGCTGACGGCGTCGCCCGCTTCGGCTGCTCCAGCGGCTGGCGCCTGCCCGGTCGGGGCCGTGGAGGGCTTCGTCTCGGCCGCGTTCCGGTTCTTGCCCGATGCCGTCGCCGGAGTGGGCGTCGTACTGGTGGCGTTCGTGGTCGGGGTGCTCCCCGCCGCAGCGGTGGCCGACGACTTCTGAGCGCCGTCACGTGCTGCCGTCGCGGGCGCGGCGGCTTCCGTTCCTCCCCCTTCGACCGTGGATCCCGGCGTGGGGTCGCTGGTCGCGGACGCCTTCGCGGTACCCGGCGACGGGGTGCCGGCCGGTGAGGTGGACGCCGTACCTGTCTTCGCCGTTGCGGTGTTACGGCCTCGCGCCTTCTTGCGTGAGGCCTTGCTGCTCGATCCGGCACCCGCCCGGACGCCGACCGTGGGCTTGGCGCCGGTCTTGGGCTTCGTGGCCGATGGGCGGGGATCCGCAGCGGGCTGTGCCGGGGCGGACTCGTCCGCCGACGGTGCCGTTTGCCCCTCGTCACCTTCGGGCTTGGTGGGGCCGTCGACGGCGATGAGTTCGGTCTTGCCACCGGCGACGTTCGTGTTCCCGCTGGCGGCTTGGGGATTCTCTGCGGCCTGGGAGCGCCGGGACGCGGGGGCCGCGCTTCCGGCAGCGTTCGTACCTCCGGGGGAGTCTGGCTTGCTCTGGGCCTGGGCTTTCGCGGTCTGAGTCTTCGCGGCCTGGGTTTCGGCCTTCGCGGGCTGAGTTTCGGCCTTCGCGGCCTGGGTCTTCGCGGGCTGAGTTTCGGCCTTCGCGGCCTGGGCTTCGGCCTTCGCGGGCTGGGCTTTCACGGCCTGGGCTTTCGCGGGCTGGGTTCCGGCGGTCGCGGGGTGGGTTCCGGCGGTCGCGGGGTGGGTTCCGGCGGTCGCGGGGTGGGTTCCGGCGGTCGCGGGGTGGGTTCCGGCGGTCGCGGCCTTCGCCGTCTGGGCCTCGGCGGTCGCTTCGATCGCGTCGGCGGCCTCGGTGTCGGTCGCATCGGCCGCGTCGGAGTGCACCTCCGGTTGATGGGTGGACGCCTCGGTCTGTCCCTCGTGCTCGGGCTGCGCGACCTCGGCGGATGCCCCGGCATCGCCCTGCGGCGCGGCCGTCTCTGACTCCTGGCCAGGCTCCGCCCGGTCCGCTGGCGGCGATGGCTCGATGTCGCCAACGGGCTCGATTTCGCCAACAGGTCGGGGTGGAGTGGGTACCGCCGTCTCGCCGCCGGCCGACCGGGGCGGGGCGGGGGGTGCCGCCGTCTCGCCGCCGCCCGGCCGGGGCGCAGCCGGCACTGCTGTCTCGGCGCCACTTGGCCTGGGCGCGGCAGGCACCGCGGTCTCGCCGCCTGGGCGCGGTGGCGCAGGCATTTCGATGCGGGCTGCGGCCCGGCGACGGTGGGCCGCGATCTGGTCTGCCGTCAACGCTGCGCCGGAACGGGACCCGCGAATGGTCTCGTCGGCGGCGGGACCCGTTCCGGGCGGCGCGCTGCCCGCGGGTGGGGGCGGTGGCGTTGCCGTACCGGATGATGTCCGGCCCGGACGCCCGCCGTCGCGGACCGGCGGGGTGTCCACCCGGGTGGCGTCGAGGCGGGGCCCGGCCGCCTTGGGCTGGTCGATGCGGGTGGGCGTGTCGGGCATCTGCCGACGCCCGACCGTGGCCTTGCCCGGCGTGAAGACCGGGCGCCCGTCAGCGGCCGGCGTGACCGGAGCACGACCCGGTGTCACAGGCGGACGGCCTGGTGACGCCGGTGGCAGCGCCGGGGAAACCGGGGGCTGGCCGGGCGAAGCCGGGGGGCGCGCCGGTGACATCGGTGGGCGGGCCGGGGATACCGGCGGGCGCGGACCCGGTACGACCGGCGCCGAGCCCGTCGCCGTGAAGCCGGTGCCCGGCACGACCGGCGGGCCGAACGACGGCGCGGAGCGGTCCCGGCCGGCCCCGGGCCGCCGCATCGTCGGACTCATCGGGAACGACAGCTTCGACCGGCGTCCCGTGGCGCGCAGGAGCAGACGCTCCGCCTCGTCGGCGTTGATCCGGTGGCTCGGATCCTTGCGCAACAGGCCGTTGAGGACCGGCTTGAGCGGGCCCGCGTTGCGGGCGGGCGGCGGATTCTCCGTGGCCAGTGCCGCCAGGGTGGCGATCGCCGACGACCGCGCGAACGGGGACTGACCCTCGACCGCAGCGTACAGCGTCGCGCCGAGCGACCACAGGTCCGCGGCAGGCCCGGCCGTGCCGTCCCGTGCGCGCTCCGGCGCGATGTACGCGGGCGAGCCCAGCACCAAGCCCGTCCGGGTGACATTCGGGTCGCCGGGAACCGTGGCCAGGCCGAAGTCCGTCAGCACGACACGGCCGTCCTCGCCGAGCAGCACGTTGCCCGGCTTGACGTCACGGTGCACCACGCCCGCCCGGTGGGCCGCACGCAACGCATTGAGCATGCCGAGACCCATCTCGGCCGCGCGCACCGCCGGGAACGGGCCGTCGCTGGCGAGAATGTCCTGCAAGGAGCGCGACGGCACGTACTCCATGACGATCCACGGATCGGCATCCGTACGCAGCACGTCGAAGACGCGAACCACGTTGATGTTGTTGAGCCGGGCGATCGCGCGGGCCTCGCGCAGCGACCGTTCCCGCATCTCCCGCCGCTCGTCGACCGTCAGGCCGGGAGGCGGGACGAGCTCCTTGATGGCCACGTCACGGTGCAGCACGACATCGACCGCACGCCAGACACGACCCATCCCGCCCTGACCGAGTGGCGCAACGAGGCGATAACGGTCAGCGACTACGAGCGGGGGAGAAGAAGACATCACGCAGAAAATACCCGGTGCTGTCGAGCCGCAGCTAATTGATCAGCAGTCCGTGGGACGTGTGTCACCGTCCGCCCACACCGGCGTCGTAAGCTGCGTCGATGGACCCTGAAACCAAGTTCAGCGTCGTCCGTGGTACGCCGACCGCCGAGGAGGTCGCCGCGCTCGTCGGCGCCCTGGTCAGCCGGACGGCGACCTCGGGCGCCCCGACGCCCCCGCCGCGCATGAGTGCCTGGGTGCGCAGCGCCCGCCCGGCGGGCCGGCCCGGTTCATGGCGGGATTCCGGTTTGCCCCGATAGCACGGATCAGCAGCTCTCGCTGCGCTACGGTCACGCCGATCGTCCACTGCGTTTCGTCCGGCCCCCCACGACGTCGCGTCACCGACTACTCTTCCGAGAGATCTCGCACTCTCGGGGGAGGGCTGATTCATGATTCCTGAAGAGGACCGGCCGCCGGCATGGCTGGCCGACTACGGCGCCATCGAGGCCGACATCCAGGCGATGGAAGACTTTGCCACCGGGCTGGCCAAGGAGGTCGACTCCGGCTACGGCCCCCACCTCGACCTCGTCACCGCCTCGATGCTCACCCCGCTGCCGGGGGCCCCGAACTTCCCGGAACTCCAGGCGTTCCTCACGCACCACCACGAGGTGCAGAGCGTGACGTACTCCAACACCTACAACTTCCGCGACGGCACCGGCCAGTTCGCCGACGCAGCCAAGACCATCAGCCACGAGTATCGCGGTTCGGATGCCTTCTCCCGCGCCCGAGTCAACGACGTGGACAGGGCCTTTGACGCCGCCCAGCCCTCACCGGAGCTTGAGAACGGGACGGTGTTGCCCTGATGTTGATCGCTGACGGTGGCGGTGGATACGGCGGCACGGACTGGTTCGGGTACGACGTCAAGAAGATGTGGGAGGCGATCGCCGACCAGGACACCGAGCCGCACTACGAGGTGGTCCAGGGATGGCGGCGCACGTCCGAACTGACCAATGAGCATCTCAGTCGCGTCCGGCTGTACCGGGACAACCTCGCCGACGCATGGCCGCCGGAGAAGAGCCCGGCCTCGGCCGCGTACATCGCCCGGCTGGATGAGCTCATCGAGCACCTCACAGAGACCCACGCCGCAGCAGCAGCAAATTACACGACGTTCTCGTCCGTCGCCCTCGACCTCAGCGTGGCCCGCACCAAGATCGAGCCGCTGTACAAGGAGTACATGGCGAACCAGGCCAGCATCGCCAAGTGGCAGGCCGATCGGGATGCCGCAGCAGCCGCGCCAAAGCCATCCTCAAGCCCGACGCCCTCGCCGTCGCCCAGCCCGCAAGCGTCGCCAGTGCCGACTGCGCCGCCGGTCTCCGCTGAGCACCAGGAGCAACTGAACAATCAGGCACGAAGCATCATGTACGCGCTGAGCAACACCGTGATTAGCGCACAAGCACAGCTGCAGAAGCCAAAGCTGTACGACTTTGGCACGATGGCGAATCGCCAGGGTGACGACCATGGGGACGGCAACGGCTCTGGGCAGTCAGTGCCACCCTTGATTCCCGTCCCTGCACCTCCTGCGGTGCCTCCTCCGGACCACCTAGTCCAGCGTCCACATATGGCGACTACGTCGCCAGTAGCTTCGGGCCATCCCGGCGTATCTGCAATCAATCCAGGATCAGTAATCAATCCGGTTGGGGGTCCCACGTTGTCGGGTACCCAGCTCGTGGCAGCCCCACCCGTGAGTCCTCCGGTCACTCCGGGCCTAACGATCGGTGCAACAAATACAATTCCGCCTGGCACGCCTGGCCTCCCCGGGATTCTACCTCCCGCAGTAAATTCGCCCTTAGGCCTTGTCCCGCCCGGTGCTTCAACCGCGTCGATACCCGGCGGAGCGGCCATTCCCGGCGGTCCGCCCAGGCCTAGCCTTGGTGCGCAAGCTGGCCGATTCCCCACAATGCCGTCCGGTGGCGTGATCGGGTCAACGCCCGGCAGCGGCGTCATCGGACAGTTGCCTGGCACCGGGTCTGGCCAGACACGTGTGGGTGGAGGATCAAGCCGGGTCAATCCTATTGGAGGAGTCATCAATCCGCAGTCGAGCGCCGGAGCCCGATCGGTTTCGGGCGTTGGCGCTGCGGCCCGACTTGGCTCAGGCGGACAGCTCGGAGCCGCGTATGGCCAATCAAGAAGATCACGCAGCGACCATCCGGAGAATGCAAACACGGCTCCGTGGGACCCGGACAACCCATGGGCGACTGACGAAGGGGTTGATCCGGTGGTTTTGCCCCAGGAAGACCCAGGGCCTATTAACCCCGGTCCCGCTATCGGCATCAAAGGATGATTCGGCGAACATTTGCCGCCGCTGCGGCGATGGTAGCAAGTGCCAGCATCGCCACCATTGGCAGTCCGGCCCTCGCCGACAATACTCGCGACAAGCAATGGCACCTCCAGTACCTGAGAATTGCTGAGGCTCATCGAATCAGTACTGGGCGCGGTGTCACCGTCGCCGTAATCGATTCAGGCGTCAGCGATCATCGCGATTTGTCCGGCAGTGTCCTTTCGGGTAAGGACTTCACCAATGCGAGGGGATCTGGGCGGACCGACGTGGACGGCCACGGAACAGCCATGGCTGGGGACATCGCCGCCCATGGGAAGGATGGATCAGGGGCCCTTGGCATCGCACCTGAATCAAAGATTCTCCCGATTCGAGTTCTTACCACCGGCAGGTTTAGTCGCGGCCTAGGGCCAGCAATTTCATGGGCCATTGCCCATGGCGCAGACGTTATCAATATCTCGCTCGGTGGAGGCGCGACACCTGACTTGTTCTCTGCGCTAGCGGCTGCTGAAAAGGCAAACGTCGTGGTCGTTGCTTCGGCGGGGAACCGGCCGGAGTCCCACGGAATCACATCCCCGGCCTTCGTCCCTAGCGTTCTGGCAGTAGGGGCAGTGGATCGCGACGGAAAGCGGGCCCCAGTCTCGGCAACCGGCCCTGCGCTCGACCTAATGGCGCCCGGAACCGACATCATGAGCACAAGCACTAATAATCGGTACGCAACCGGGACCGGCACATCCGACTCGGCAGCAATCGTGTCTGGAGCGGTCGCGCTCATCCGCAGCAAGTACCCTGCCCTGAGCGCGCGGGAAGTTGTGGCACGCCTGGAATCAACCGCCGCCGACAAGGGAGCTCCCGGGGTAGATCCAGAGTACGGACACGGAGTCATCGATATCGTGGCGGCTCTTTCCACCGACGCGCCCACTCCAACGGACGAACCGAGCCCTAGCGCCCCGGTTGACAATACCCAGCAGGCCGGAGCCAGCACGTCGACAAATGTAACCGCATCGCCGGAAAACCAGCCGGCGCGCAGTACGGCACTCGTCGTCAGCTGCGCTGCTGCGCTCGCCGCACTCGGTGGGCTAGCGGCGTTTGTACTCGTCCGACGGCGCAGGCAGTAGATCGCCGCAGCGGCATCAGAGCCCTTCCAGCAATGTCCGAGACATTGGTCCCGCACGGCCGCCGCAGTGACAGGGTTGAGACGCCGAGAAGCAGTCGGACCGTCTGGGCTCACCTACTACAGCTAATGGTCGGAATACACTGACATCAATGTCAGCAGACTGACCCGACGGTCATACCAGCCGTCCCCGCTTTCTGACGAGCCTCTGAGGCATTACGCATTCGCAACTCATCGAAGCGTGTCGTCTTCTCTGTCTCTTTAGCCAGGTCAGCCCGGAAGGGTAGAGGGCGCGGGAAGGCTGTTGGGCATGCCGAGTGGCAGACGGCCCTGCCCCGCGTGCTTGTAGCGTTGCGGCGTGCAGACCGACACCTCGTACCGTCTCGTGCTCGCCTCCGCGAGTCCTGCCCGCCGCGCCCTGCTGAAGGCTGCCGGCATCGACGCTGACACGATCGTCAGCGGCGTCGACGAATCGACCGTCGAGGCGGACGACGCGCACACCCTCAGCCTGACCCTGGCCCGCCTGAAGGCACGTACGGTCGCCGCCCGCCTGCCGAGCGACCCCGGCACCCTGGTGTTGGGCTGCGACTCGGTACTCGCCTTCGACGGCCAGATCCTGGGCAAACCGGCGAACGCGAGCGAGGCGGTGCAGCGCTGGCGCGCCATGCGCGGGCGCTCCGGGATTCTGTACACCGGGCATCACCTGACCGACCTCGTGGAAGGCAAGCAAGGCGAGGAGGTCGGCACGACGATAGTGCACTTCGCGGACATCTCGGACGCCGAGATCGACGCGTACGTGACGACCGAAGAACCGCTGCACGTGGCCGGATCGTTCACGATCGACGGGCGTGGCGGCGCGTTCGTGGACCGGATCGAGGGCGACGCGAGCAACGTGATCGGACTGTCCCTACCGCTGCTGCGCCGCCTGCTGGCGGGTTTCGGCGTCTCCATCACCCGGCTGTGGCGGGACTGACGACCGTCGCTGCCCGAGCCCACCGGCAGCGCAGCCCCGTCTGAGCGCATCCCTTATCCACAGGGCGCTCCCGCACTTCCCCGAACGGCCTAGGGTCGTAGGCATGACGTTCAAACCGCTGCCGCTCACCGCCGAACTGCACGCCTACCTGCTCGACCACAGCACCGCGCCGGACGAGGTCACCGCCGAGCTCATCGCCGAGACCCGGGCTGCGCTCCCCGACAACGCGGGCATGCAGGTGGCGCCCGAGCAGGCGGCCTTCATCCGGATGCTGACGACGGTGACGGGGGTGCGCCGCGCGGTGGAGGTGGGCACGTTCACGGGCCTGTCCTCGCTGTCGATCGCGCGCGGGCTCGCCGACGGTGGGCAGCTGGTCTGCTTCGACATCTCTGAGGAGTTCACGAGTGTGGCGCGTCGCTACTGGCAGCGCGCCGGGGTCGACGACCGGATCGAATTGCGCATCGGGCCGGCGGCTGAGCGGCTGAGCGAGCTGCCGGCCGAGCCGCACCTGGATCTGGTGTTCATCGACGCGGACAAGGAGAGCTACCAGACGTATTGGGATGAGCTGGTGCCGCGGGTGCGTCCCGGCGGCGTCCTTCTTGTCGACAACACCTTGTGGTCGGGCCGAGTGCTCGATCCACAAAGCACCAGCGACCGGGCGATCACCGCGTTCAACGACATGGTGATCGCGGACAAGCGGGTGGAGGCGGTGATCCTGCCGATCGCCGACGGCCTGACGATGGCACGCCGCCTGCCCTGAGCATCCGGCCCGCACCGCAGACCCGACGCGGCAGCGCTACCCCGCTAGGCACGGCGGCGCGCAGGTGTGCGGCGGCCCTCGACCGAAAGGCCACGGGCCGCCGCAACAGAGTCCAGCACCTCAAGCGGAGTCCACAAGCGCTGCTGCCGAGTCCAGCAGATAGTTCCTGCAGTTCCTGCGGAATGCGGCAGGAATCGAGCAGAGAGATTCAGCGGACGCTGCGGGCGAACATCCGGGCCGCCCACGCCACCGCCGCCGCGGCGAGCACGGCCATGATGACCAGCCCCTGCCAGACCGCCTCCGAGGCCAGGTCCCCACGGAACAGCGCCCGCGTCCCGTCGACGGCCCAGGAGAAGGGATTCCAGTCGGCAACGCCCTGCAGCCAGCCGGGCGCGAAGGTCAGCGGGAGCAGGATGCCGGAGAGCAGCAGCACCGGCTGGGCCACAGTGTTCATCAGCGGAGCCAAGGCGTCCTCGCTCCTCACCTTCAGCGCGACGCCGTAGCTGACGGCCGAGGTCATCAGCGAGATCAACGCGAGCATCAGGTACGCCAGCAGGAGGTTGCCAATGAACACCCGCAGGTCGAACAGCAACGCCAGCAGGGTGATGATGACCGCCTGGGCGATCAGCGACACCACGTCACGCAACGACCGGCCGAGCAGGAGCGCGAGGCGGCTGACCGGGGTGACCCGCGACCGTTCGATGATGCCGGCGCGCAGTTCGGCGATGAGCCCGAAGCCCTGGAACAGGCCGCCGAAGATGGCCAGCAGCACAAGCAGTCCGGGGACGAAGATCTCGTACGCCTCGGCGTTGGTGCGTACCTGCAGTGCGGGCTTGAGCAGCGGGGCGAACAGCAGCAGGTACATGACCGGCTGGAACACGCCGACGAAGATCCAGACCGGGTTGCGCAGCAGGAGCTGCATCTGGCGCTGGAAGATGAGTGAGGTGTCACGCAGCAGCTTCATGGCTCATTCCTCCCGCAGCGAGCGGCCGGTCTTGGTCAGGAAGACGTCGTCGAGGCTGGGACGGTGCAGCTCGATCGTGCCGAGCGGCACCGATGCGGCGTCCAGCGCGCGCAGCACCAGCGGGATGGCGGTGGCACCGTCGTCGACGTAGAGGCGTAGACCGTCGTCCTGCGTTTCGAGCTTGTTCACGAATGGCGCGACGTCGAGTACCTCCGCGGCGGCGGGGACCGCGCCCGCGGCGAGGCCGACGCGCACCACGTCGCCGGAGATCTCGCGTTTGAGCTCGGCGGGCGTGCCGGAGGCGACGATCTGGCCGTGGTCCATGATGGAGATCCGGTCGCAGAGGGCGTCGGCCTCGTCGAGGTAGTGCGTGGTGATGAAGACCGTCATGCCCTCGTCGCGCAGGCGCCGCACCTCATCCCACATGTGGGCGCGGCTCTGCGGGTCGAGGCCGGTGGTGGGCTCGTCCAGGAAGACGAGCTTCGGCTCGTGGATGATGCCGAGCGCGATGTCGACCCGGCGGCGCTGACCACCGGAGTACGTCTTGCACTTGCGGTCGGCGTACTCGCTGAGCTGGAACGCGTTGAGGACCCGGTTGGCCCGTTCGGTGGCGACGGAGCGGGAGATGCCGTATAGGCGGGCCTGCAGGACCAGTTCCTCGCGGGCGGTCGAGTCGTCCCAGGTGCTGCCGCCCTGAGCCACGTACCCGATGCGGCGGCGCACCTCGCCCGGGTTCTTGAGCAGATCCACGCCGGCGATGGTGGCCGAGCCGCCGTCGGGCTCGATCAGGGTGGCGAGCATCCGCAGGGTCGTGGTCTTTCCGGCGCCGTTGGGGCCCAGGAAGCCGAAGATCTCCCCCTCGGCCACGGTCAGGTCGACGCCGCGTACGGCCTCGACGGTTTTCTTCTCGCGTCCCTGCCGGGACGTGAACGACTTGCGCAGTCCTCGCGTCTCGATCACTTGACTTCCCCCAGTCGTGGGGCAGGC
Protein-coding regions in this window:
- a CDS encoding acyl-CoA carboxylase subunit beta, which translates into the protein MTTQQDATRTDIHTTAGKLADLDRRVEEAVHAGSARAVEKQHARGKKTARERIAMLLDEGSFVELDELARHRSTNFGLDSNRPYGDGVVTGYGTVDGRQVCVFSQDFTVFGGSLGEVFGEKIVKVLDLAMKIGCPIIGINDSGGARIQEGVVALGLYADIFFRNVRASGVIPQISLIMGPCAGGAVYSPAITDFTVMVDQTSHMFITGPDVIRTVTGEDVGMEELGGARTHNTRSGNAHYLASDEDDAIDYVRALLSYLPSNNLDEPTTFDDPADLEPNEADLALDTLIPDSANQPYDIRKVVEAVVDDFLEVQPLYAQNIVVGFGRVEGRPVGVVANQPMHFAGTLDIAASEKAARFVRTCDAFNIPVLTFVDVPGFLPGTGQEWEGIIRRGAKLIYAYAEATVGKVTVITRKAYGGAYDVMGSKHLGADMNFAWPTAQIAVMGAQGAVNILYRSELAAAEDPVATRAQLIEEYEDTLANPYIAAERGYVDAVISPSQTRAQVTRALRMLRSKRETLPPKKHGNIPL
- a CDS encoding M50 family metallopeptidase, whose amino-acid sequence is MSTDGLTDLWDKLFGAQPDPPALLVLVTVLLAFVVVAVRPLWRIARNAVTIAHEGGHALAALLTGRKLRGIRLEFDTSGLTLSAGRPTGPGMILTLLAGYLAPSLVGLLGAWLLGGNRITLLLWLAVVLLLLTLINIRNAFGAVSLLVTGAIVVVVSWYATPQVQAAFAYTGVWFLLIGGLRPVGELQKLRSRGRMPESDADQLAHLTHLPALFWVGTFGLVNLVVLVAGAFLLAGQWLPDLGAPTP
- a CDS encoding acyl-CoA carboxylase subunit epsilon — translated: MDPETKFSVVRGTPTAEEVAALVGALVSRTATSGAPTPPPRMSAWVRSARPAGRPGSWRDSGLPR
- the mycP gene encoding type VII secretion-associated serine protease mycosin; the encoded protein is MVASASIATIGSPALADNTRDKQWHLQYLRIAEAHRISTGRGVTVAVIDSGVSDHRDLSGSVLSGKDFTNARGSGRTDVDGHGTAMAGDIAAHGKDGSGALGIAPESKILPIRVLTTGRFSRGLGPAISWAIAHGADVINISLGGGATPDLFSALAAAEKANVVVVASAGNRPESHGITSPAFVPSVLAVGAVDRDGKRAPVSATGPALDLMAPGTDIMSTSTNNRYATGTGTSDSAAIVSGAVALIRSKYPALSAREVVARLESTAADKGAPGVDPEYGHGVIDIVAALSTDAPTPTDEPSPSAPVDNTQQAGASTSTNVTASPENQPARSTALVVSCAAALAALGGLAAFVLVRRRRQ
- a CDS encoding Maf family protein, with translation MQTDTSYRLVLASASPARRALLKAAGIDADTIVSGVDESTVEADDAHTLSLTLARLKARTVAARLPSDPGTLVLGCDSVLAFDGQILGKPANASEAVQRWRAMRGRSGILYTGHHLTDLVEGKQGEEVGTTIVHFADISDAEIDAYVTTEEPLHVAGSFTIDGRGGAFVDRIEGDASNVIGLSLPLLRRLLAGFGVSITRLWRD
- a CDS encoding O-methyltransferase translates to MTFKPLPLTAELHAYLLDHSTAPDEVTAELIAETRAALPDNAGMQVAPEQAAFIRMLTTVTGVRRAVEVGTFTGLSSLSIARGLADGGQLVCFDISEEFTSVARRYWQRAGVDDRIELRIGPAAERLSELPAEPHLDLVFIDADKESYQTYWDELVPRVRPGGVLLVDNTLWSGRVLDPQSTSDRAITAFNDMVIADKRVEAVILPIADGLTMARRLP
- a CDS encoding ABC transporter permease, translated to MKLLRDTSLIFQRQMQLLLRNPVWIFVGVFQPVMYLLLFAPLLKPALQVRTNAEAYEIFVPGLLVLLAIFGGLFQGFGLIAELRAGIIERSRVTPVSRLALLLGRSLRDVVSLIAQAVIITLLALLFDLRVFIGNLLLAYLMLALISLMTSAVSYGVALKVRSEDALAPLMNTVAQPVLLLSGILLPLTFAPGWLQGVADWNPFSWAVDGTRALFRGDLASEAVWQGLVIMAVLAAAAVAWAARMFARSVR
- a CDS encoding ATP-binding cassette domain-containing protein, translating into MIETRGLRKSFTSRQGREKKTVEAVRGVDLTVAEGEIFGFLGPNGAGKTTTLRMLATLIEPDGGSATIAGVDLLKNPGEVRRRIGYVAQGGSTWDDSTAREELVLQARLYGISRSVATERANRVLNAFQLSEYADRKCKTYSGGQRRRVDIALGIIHEPKLVFLDEPTTGLDPQSRAHMWDEVRRLRDEGMTVFITTHYLDEADALCDRISIMDHGQIVASGTPAELKREISGDVVRVGLAAGAVPAAAEVLDVAPFVNKLETQDDGLRLYVDDGATAIPLVLRALDAASVPLGTIELHRPSLDDVFLTKTGRSLREE